The following nucleotide sequence is from Halapricum desulfuricans.
GCCGGTAAAAAAGGGACTGATTCGCCCCGGTCGAAGACTTATGCTCTTCACCGACAAAGGGAAAGATATGACTGTCACGCACGCTCTCTGCGGTCGCTCGCAGCCACGACTAACGTCGTCTCCCCCGGGGCGATGACAGCCGTCGACAACCTGTGGTATCTGGCCGACGAGGCCAGCCAGCAGGCCGAGCAGACCTACCACGATCTCGAGTCGCATCACGACGGCGTCACCGAGTTCACGAAGACGCGCTGGGTCTCGCGACGGCGGTTCCGGACGGTCGCCCAGCGGATCAGCGAGAACGGGCTTCCGTACGGCGCCCACGCGCTGGTGACCGACAGCAGCGGCTCGATCCTGCTGGTCCGCCACCGCGACGTCGACATGTGGGTGTTGCCCGGCGGCGAAGTCGACGACGGGGAGTCCTTCGAGGCGGCCGCGCGGCGCGAACTCGACGAAGAGGCGGGGGTCGAAGCCACGTTCGACGGGCTCGCGCTGCTCGGGCGCGTCGAGTTCCAGGGCGACGGGCACACGACCTGGGGCGTGTTACCGATCTATGAAGGTGTGGCCGACTCGACTGAGCTGTCCGTCGACGATCCCGACGGCGAGATCGCCCGGGCGCGCTGGTTCGAGACGCTCCCCGACGACGCCCGGGACCGGTCCGTCCTGCAGTCCTGGCTCGACGACTAGAGGTCGTCCGGCCGGTGAGTGACGCCGTCTCGAGCGTCGGCAGCGCGCCGTCGGATCGCCGCTCTGGCCGTGCTCGCGTCGTAGCCATACAGCACGGAATCCGCGTGGGGCTCGACGGCGTCTGTCGCCGCCAAGAGCGCGTCGATATCGACGTTGGCGTACAGTTCGACGCTCAGGCGGGCGTCCAGGCGGTCGGCGAACCCGCTCGCGAGCGCTTCGAGCCAGTAGGTCGTCTCGTAGCTCGGGTCGTACAGCGGGACGACGAACTCCTCGACCATCGGTTCGATCGCCGCGAGATCGATCCCCGACCGCTCGTAGAGGTGGCCGGGATACGGGTCGGCGAAGAGTCCGACGATCAGGTCGCCGGGGACGCGATCGCGCGCCGCCGCGACGAACTCAGTGACGACGCTCGCGCGCCAGTCGATGCGATCCTCGAACTCGCTGTCAGCGAACCGCCGCGTACAGCGGTCGCAGTGGCAGTACTCCGCCTCCGGGAACCCGACGTCGTCGAGGCGCACGTCGCCGCTCGCCCGGCCGGCGTCCGCGATCATCTCCAGCAGCCCTTCGCGGTAGGACTCGTTCGTCGGACAGACGTACGACTGGTCGAGGTCGGAGCGGTCGCCGGTCGCCAACTTACCGTCCCGGGTCCGGGCGGCAAGCGCCGGTCGCTCGCGGACCGTCGCTGCGTCTGCGAAACAGGCCAGCGTGTTGACGCCGTCGGTCGTCGGCTCGCTGGCGCGACCGCTGGCGGACTTCTGCTCGTAGAAGGCGCGGTCGAAGCCCGACCACGACAGTTCCGGTTCGTTTCGCGTGACGACGCCGACCATGTCCCCACCACGGGAGCCAGCGCCAAGTCAGTCACGTTCGTGACGCTACTCTTTGAGGACGAACTTGTACACCAGTACGAGCGCAACCAGGGCGATCAGGAGTTTCGCTTTCGTAGACATCAATAAAGAGAATCGACCTGGCGGGATAAAGTCTTTCCCCTCAGGAGGACTGTCCCGCGGCGTTTCATTACGTTTTTCCACCTACATAGATACTGTACTGAATGGCCTTAAATACTTACAATGAGACATTATACCTCTCGACAGATATAGGGCAAGATATATACGGTAGACGAACCAGATTCGAGATACGATGAGCTCCAAATCAAGCGCCCGAACGAGCGTAACTTCGCGTACCGAATCCGAAGAAAAAGTACTGTTTTTCTGGTCGAAAACTGACACGGAGACGGCCAGAGAAAGCAGCGCCGGAAACTAGTCGCGTTTCTGCGAGATTCTTCGACGCAGTATCGAACCGAGAGCCTGGGCTGTCCCCACCCGACCTGACGGCTCGCGACTGTCACGAACCAAAGGTTCAAACGCTGCGCTCGCCTACGCCGGGACATGAGTACTGACACGGACGACGGAACGAGCGACCTCGAAAACCGCATCGCTAATTTCCTGCGGCGGAACTTCCCGCAGATCCAGATGCACGGCGGGAGTGCGGCGATTCGGGAACTCGATCCGGAAGCCGGAGAGGTCACGGTCGCGCTGGGTGGAGCCTGCAGCGGCTGTGGGATCTCTCCGATGACGATTCAGGCGATCAAGACCCGCATGACCAAAGAGATCCCCGAGATCGAGACCGTCCACGCCAACACCGGCGCTGGTGGCGGCATGGGCGGTGCCTCCGACGGCCCGACGCTCCCCGGCGAGTCCCGCGGCGGGAGCGTCGACGACGGCAGCGACGACGAAGGCCCGCAGGCCCCGTTCTGATCGTCGTCGATTTCGCTTTTGATCAGCGCAGGTCTCGTTCGCGTTCCCAGGCCCTGACGAGCGCCGCCAGCGTCTCGTTCACCGGAACGGGATCGTTCGCTCGCTCGAGGACGGCCCCGTTGATCGCGTCGATTTCTGTCCGTCGCCCGGCTTCGAGGTCCTGATACATCGACGAGCGGTTTGCCGCCGTCGTTTCGACGACAGTTTCGAGCGCGCCGATCGCGCGTTCGTCGGCGAGATCGATCCCGTTCGCCCGGGCGACGCGTGCGGTCTCCCGGGCTGCGCGTGTGGCAACGTCGTTCGCGGGGCCGTCTGCGAGCGCGCCGTTTTCGATCCGGGCCAGCGCCGTGACTGCGTTGATCGCCGCGTTGATCGCGAGCTTCTCCCAGAGCCGCCGCGGCATGTCGGCCGCGACGGTCGCGTCGATGCCGGCCCGACGGACGGCGGTCCCGACTCGTTCGGCGGCCGCTGAGCGTCCTCCGGATCTCGCCCCGAGCGTCACCTCACCCGCGCCGGTACACCGGACGACGCCGGGCTCGATCAGCCGCGCCCCGTAGGTGCATGTCCCCGCCAGGACGGTCGCCGCAAGCGCCTCGGCCAGCACTTCCTCGTTGCCGAGCCCGTTCTGCAACGAGAGCACGACATCGGGATCGGCCGCCTCCAGCGCCCGGGCCGCCGCGGCGGTGTCGTAGCTTTTGACCGTCACGATCGCCAGTTCGGCCGATCCCGACACGGCTGTGGCCGCGTCGGGGTAGCTCGTCGTCTCGATCGCACCAGTGATCTCCAGCCCGCGGTCCCGGACAGCGAGCACGTGAGACTCGCGGCCGATCAGCGTCACGTCGTGTTCGTCGGCGAGCAATCCTCCGATCAGGCTGCCGAGGCTCCCCGCCCCGAAGACGACGACTCGCATTCAATCCTGAATGTGGTAGTAGATGGCCTCTTTCGGCGCGCCGCAGTCGGGACAGCCGTCTTCGGGCAGTTCCTCGATGTTCCCGATCGCGCCGCACTCGTAACACCGCCAGGTCAGCTCGGCCTCGCCCGGGATCCCCGAAGCGACGTGTTCGCTCGACATCGCCGTGATCCCCTCGTCGGTGCTGACGTAGAAGCCGTGTTCGTCGAAGCCCCGAACCGTGCCGAGTCGATTGCCCTTCTCGTCGTAGATCTCCGTGCCGAACGTGACGTCGGCGTCGTCTGGTTCGCTCATGTGCAACTGTACCACTCGGGAACCTATAAAGTTCAACCTGCGAGGGGATACTCGTTTTTCGACGCTTCGGTCGTTCCGCAGAGCGTACTGTTGTGACTCGATAGAGGTCGAAAAGCACCGAACAGGAACGCCGGGGAGGCCAGATGTTCCGGTCCGGTAGGATGGCGGCCGCAGGTGGCATGTCCCGCGACCGTCGTAGGATGGATGGCATCGCGTCGATCGATCGTGGACGGGGCTCGACGCCGACCCCGGCCGGGGATGAGTCCCCGTTGCAGTATATTGTACTCCCCTCACACTACTAAAGGCTTGCGACTCAAGCCTCTCGAATCGCTGTCGCCGTCTTTTTGTCCCCGGGCCCGGGCAGCTGGCTGACCTCTCCTCACGGATTTTCGTCTATCTTGCAAGACTCGTTTTCAGTGCCAGACCGAGATAGCCGTCTGTCGGCGCGACGCCGTCGTTCACAAAACCTATTGGTCAGATCGCCGTTCGTGCTCGTAATGGAATACGCCCTCGTCGCGCTGTGGCTGGTGACGTATCTCCTGTTGCTGTATCTCGGACAGCCACTCGCGGCCGCGTTGCTTCCGGACCTCGAGGACCGCGGGGCCACGGTCGCGCTCCCGCTCGGGCTGGCGGTCGTCTGGCTCGTCGTGTTCGTCATCGGGCGCGTCTCGATCCGGCTCGGGCTCTGGGTCGGGTTGCTCGCCCTCGCCGGGCTCTCGGCGGTCGCGGTCTATCGGGGCTTCGAGGTCGAGCACGACGCGTACGCACGCGCCGCGCTCGTGTTCGCAATCGCCTTTCTCTTTCTGGTCGCGGTTCGGGCGGTCGATCCGGCCGCCTCGCCCGCGGCGGGCGAGAAGTTCCTCGACATGAGCCTGCTGCAGTCCTCGCTACGGGGGTCGACGATCCCGCCGGAGGACGCCTGGTTCGCCGGCGAGACCGTCCGGTATTACTACGGCGGGCACCTGCTCGCGTCGCTGCTGGCCCGGGTTACCGGGACGAGCGGTCGGCTGGCCTACAACCTCGCGCTGTCGGGCTACTACGCGACGCTCGTGACGGCGGCCTACGGGCTGGCCGGATCGATCGCTGCCCACCGCGGGTTCTCCTACCGGCGAGCGGGGATCGCGGCCGCCTTCTTCGTCGGGTTGGCCAGCAACCTCCTGACGCCGCTGCGCTTTGGCGGCGCGGTGCTCGAGGCCGTCGCCGCCCGGGCCGGGCCGCTGGGTGTATTTCCGTCGGCGCTTTCGGCCGTCTGGAACTGGTTCGCCGGGCTCTTGCTCCCGTTACCGCGGGATTACGGGATCGCGACCTCGACCTCGGAGTTCAGCTACTGGCCTGCAAGCCGGGTGCTCGAGGGCGCGATCACCGAGTTCCCGCTGTTCGCGTGGCTCAACGGCGACCTCCACGCCCACATGATGAGCACGCCGTTCCTGCTGGCCGTCGCGGCCGTGCTCTTTCAGACGTTCGCCGCCGGGACCGACCGCCCGCAGTCCCGGACGCTGGCGACCGTCTTCGGCGTCGTCCCGGCGCTGGGGGCGACGATTGCCGTCGTCAACTCGTGGTCGTTCCCCGCCGTCGGCGGCCTGACCGTGCTGGCGCTCGCGCTCGCGCCCGAACGGCCGCTCGTGTCTCTTCTCGGTCGAGAACGGGCGACACTGGATTACGACGGGCCGTTCGCCCGCCCGCTGCTCGAAGCGCGGACGCTCGCCCTCGCCGGAGTCGCCGGCGGTGTCGCCCTCGGGCTGGCCTGGCTGCTCTCCTCGCCGTACTGGCTCGCGACCGCGAGTTCGACGGGCGGGATCGGGCTGCTCCCCGACCGGAGCACGCTCGCGGAACTGCTCGTCGCACACGGGTCCTTCCTGCTCCTGTTCTGGCTGTACCTCTATCGACACAGTCGGCCAGTGGTCGTCTCTCGACCGGTGCTGGCCGCTCTTGTCGTCTTGCTCCTCGCGGTGACGACAGCCATCGATGTCGTCGCGATCGGCCTGTTCGGCCCGCTGATCCTCGTCGGCTGGGTGTTGCTCCGCGACGAGCGTCCCCACACGCCGGCCCCCTCGAAAGCGACCGACGCCCCCGAATCGGCCGACATCAACGCCCCAAAACCGGCAGACAGCGACGTCCCGGCCCGCCCCGGGTTCGAGACCGTGCTGCTGGTCGGGGCGGCCGGACTGGTCGTGCTCGCCGAGTTCGTCTACCTGCAGGACGGGGCGGTCTCCGGACGGTTCAACACTGTGTTCAAGGTCTACGCGCAGGTATGGCTGCTCGCGGCGGTCGCGGCCGGGGTCGTCCTGACGCGACTGATCGACCAGCATCACTCGTCGCTCGGCCTCTCGGGACCGCGGTGGCGACGCGGGTTCCTGGCCGGCGCGGCCGTGCTCGCCGGCTCGCTCTCGCTGTACGGCGGTCTCGCCCTCTCGGGGCACTTCGGGCTGGCCGACTCTGCGGCGAGTCTGCCCGGACCGCTGTCGGCCGTCCCCGCGGGTGTCGTCCTCGGGGGATTGCTGCTCGGCCTGGCGGCGATCGGCTGGCCGGCACTGCGGCGGGTTTCGGCAGTGATGCCGGCCGAGCGTGGAGCGTATCGGGCCGGGGCCCGGCTGACGGTCGGGCTGCTCGTCGTCTCGGTCGCCTTCGTCGGCGGCCTCGCGGTCGTCGATGCGGCCGGGGACGCCGATCCGACGGTGGACGCGCTCGCGTTCGTCGAGTCGGACCACCCTGCGGAGGCCGACGCGATCTACTGGCTCGATCGGGAGGTCGACGGACAGCCGAACATGGTCAGCTATCCGGGCCAGCAGTACCAGTGGGACAACGCGCCCGCCAGCCTGACCGGCGTGCCGACGGTCGTGGGCAAGCCACCC
It contains:
- a CDS encoding NUDIX hydrolase, giving the protein MTAVDNLWYLADEASQQAEQTYHDLESHHDGVTEFTKTRWVSRRRFRTVAQRISENGLPYGAHALVTDSSGSILLVRHRDVDMWVLPGGEVDDGESFEAAARRELDEEAGVEATFDGLALLGRVEFQGDGHTTWGVLPIYEGVADSTELSVDDPDGEIARARWFETLPDDARDRSVLQSWLDD
- a CDS encoding NifU family protein — protein: MSTDTDDGTSDLENRIANFLRRNFPQIQMHGGSAAIRELDPEAGEVTVALGGACSGCGISPMTIQAIKTRMTKEIPEIETVHANTGAGGGMGGASDGPTLPGESRGGSVDDGSDDEGPQAPF
- a CDS encoding ketopantoate reductase family protein encodes the protein MRVVVFGAGSLGSLIGGLLADEHDVTLIGRESHVLAVRDRGLEITGAIETTSYPDAATAVSGSAELAIVTVKSYDTAAAARALEAADPDVVLSLQNGLGNEEVLAEALAATVLAGTCTYGARLIEPGVVRCTGAGEVTLGARSGGRSAAAERVGTAVRRAGIDATVAADMPRRLWEKLAINAAINAVTALARIENGALADGPANDVATRAARETARVARANGIDLADERAIGALETVVETTAANRSSMYQDLEAGRRTEIDAINGAVLERANDPVPVNETLAALVRAWERERDLR
- a CDS encoding DUF7130 family rubredoxin-like protein, which codes for MSEPDDADVTFGTEIYDEKGNRLGTVRGFDEHGFYVSTDEGITAMSSEHVASGIPGEAELTWRCYECGAIGNIEELPEDGCPDCGAPKEAIYYHIQD
- a CDS encoding DUF2298 domain-containing protein, giving the protein MEYALVALWLVTYLLLLYLGQPLAAALLPDLEDRGATVALPLGLAVVWLVVFVIGRVSIRLGLWVGLLALAGLSAVAVYRGFEVEHDAYARAALVFAIAFLFLVAVRAVDPAASPAAGEKFLDMSLLQSSLRGSTIPPEDAWFAGETVRYYYGGHLLASLLARVTGTSGRLAYNLALSGYYATLVTAAYGLAGSIAAHRGFSYRRAGIAAAFFVGLASNLLTPLRFGGAVLEAVAARAGPLGVFPSALSAVWNWFAGLLLPLPRDYGIATSTSEFSYWPASRVLEGAITEFPLFAWLNGDLHAHMMSTPFLLAVAAVLFQTFAAGTDRPQSRTLATVFGVVPALGATIAVVNSWSFPAVGGLTVLALALAPERPLVSLLGRERATLDYDGPFARPLLEARTLALAGVAGGVALGLAWLLSSPYWLATASSTGGIGLLPDRSTLAELLVAHGSFLLLFWLYLYRHSRPVVVSRPVLAALVVLLLAVTTAIDVVAIGLFGPLILVGWVLLRDERPHTPAPSKATDAPESADINAPKPADSDVPARPGFETVLLVGAAGLVVLAEFVYLQDGAVSGRFNTVFKVYAQVWLLAAVAAGVVLTRLIDQHHSSLGLSGPRWRRGFLAGAAVLAGSLSLYGGLALSGHFGLADSAASLPGPLSAVPAGVVLGGLLLGLAAIGWPALRRVSAVMPAERGAYRAGARLTVGLLVVSVAFVGGLAVVDAAGDADPTVDALAFVESDHPAEADAIYWLDREVDGQPNMVSYPGQQYQWDNAPASLTGVPTVVGKPPEAVYRGGDVYRQRVADVETVFTGRPAEQRRLLTEYDVELIYVGPHERRNYPDSTVSNLSAVTVEKQWPAVTIYRVDQAALGNGTG